A region from the Actinoplanes sp. OR16 genome encodes:
- a CDS encoding GAF and ANTAR domain-containing protein — translation MKAHDPTDSATTFAELGRIFAELGRIKLGETDLNGVLHQVADLARRTLPGAGQVSITMIRGDDAYTAAHTSETALLLDEHQYARSGGPSLEAAHGKTTVVVRDGANDDRWDGWPLLAAEAGYRSVLAVGLPVVETMAGALNLYGERPDGFDDDGVTLAQTFVRYAGVALANAHLYDSTASLAQHMQAAMESRAVIEQAKGIIMGERRCSADEAFAILTKVSQDSNRKLRDVAAALVERTQRAP, via the coding sequence TTGAAGGCGCACGACCCGACCGACTCCGCCACCACTTTCGCCGAGCTCGGCCGCATCTTCGCGGAGCTCGGCCGTATCAAGCTGGGTGAGACCGACCTCAACGGTGTCCTGCACCAGGTCGCCGACCTCGCCCGGCGCACCCTGCCCGGCGCCGGCCAGGTGTCGATCACGATGATCCGCGGTGACGACGCCTATACGGCGGCGCACACGAGTGAGACCGCGCTGCTGCTGGACGAGCACCAGTACGCCCGATCCGGCGGCCCTTCGCTGGAGGCCGCGCACGGCAAGACGACGGTCGTGGTGCGGGACGGCGCGAACGACGACCGCTGGGACGGCTGGCCGCTGCTCGCCGCCGAGGCCGGCTACCGGAGTGTCCTCGCGGTCGGCCTGCCGGTCGTGGAGACGATGGCCGGGGCGCTGAACCTCTACGGCGAGCGGCCGGACGGCTTCGACGACGACGGCGTGACGCTGGCGCAGACCTTCGTCCGGTACGCCGGTGTCGCGCTCGCCAACGCCCACCTCTACGACAGCACGGCCAGCCTCGCCCAGCACATGCAGGCGGCGATGGAGAGCCGGGCCGTGATCGAGCAGGCCAAGGGCATCATCATGGGCGAGCGGCGGTGCAGCGCGGACGAGGCGTTCGCGATCCTCACCAAGGTCTCCCAGGACAGCAACCGCAAGTTGCGCGACGTGGCGGCGGCGCTGGTCGAGCGGACCCAGCGCGCGCCGTAG
- a CDS encoding molybdenum cofactor biosysynthesis protein has product MPAIVELLASPVHRFEGRPSDGPAPAPDGELVEEIHLRAGLGIVGDRYFNHPAHKDASVTVIARESLPEGRGLSHVRRNILLAGVPVDELVGSVLSLDTGAGPVLLRVRRPANPCAWMDVTLGPGGWKSLRRKGGIRCVPLNDGVLRVGPVTATVLPDQTSAG; this is encoded by the coding sequence GTGCCTGCGATCGTGGAACTTCTCGCCTCACCGGTGCACCGTTTCGAAGGCCGCCCGTCCGACGGCCCGGCGCCCGCCCCGGACGGCGAGCTCGTCGAGGAGATCCACCTCCGGGCCGGGCTGGGCATCGTCGGCGACCGCTACTTCAACCATCCGGCGCACAAGGACGCGAGCGTCACGGTCATCGCCCGCGAGTCGCTTCCCGAGGGCAGAGGCCTTTCCCATGTACGACGGAACATCCTGCTCGCCGGCGTCCCCGTCGACGAGCTGGTCGGTTCGGTGCTCAGCCTCGACACCGGTGCCGGGCCGGTGCTGCTGAGGGTCCGGCGGCCGGCCAACCCGTGCGCCTGGATGGACGTGACACTCGGCCCGGGCGGGTGGAAGTCGCTGCGCCGCAAGGGCGGGATCCGCTGCGTGCCGCTCAACGACGGCGTGCTGCGGGTCGGCCCGGTGACCGCGACCGTCCTTCCGGATCAGACCAGCGCGGGCTGA
- a CDS encoding winged helix-turn-helix domain-containing protein, producing MVVGSETDLVFHALADATRRDILTRVIRSGQSVSELARHYPMSFAAVQKHVVVLERASLVSKVRRGREQIVHGEVTALRRVALLLDAYEEVWRQRAGRIADILDEDE from the coding sequence ATGGTTGTAGGTTCGGAGACCGATCTCGTCTTCCACGCGCTCGCCGACGCGACGCGGCGGGACATCCTGACCCGGGTGATCCGGTCCGGGCAGTCGGTCTCCGAGCTGGCCCGGCACTACCCGATGAGTTTCGCCGCGGTGCAGAAGCACGTCGTGGTGCTGGAACGCGCCTCGCTGGTCAGCAAGGTCAGGCGCGGGCGGGAGCAGATCGTGCACGGGGAGGTCACGGCGCTGCGCCGGGTGGCTCTCCTGCTCGATGCGTACGAGGAGGTCTGGCGGCAGCGTGCCGGCCGGATCGCCGACATCCTGGATGAAGACGAGTGA
- a CDS encoding ABC transporter permease: MILASTIRRILTQLRHDPRTIAMIIVVPTLLITLIYFMYEGQPGAFDRIALIMLGVFPFIVMFLITSIAMLRERTNGTLERLFTTPVGKIDLLFGYGVAFGLAAAAQAAVAAGFAYWVLDMTTAGSVGLVILIAVANAVLGVALGLLASAFARTEFQAVQFMPLVVAPQLLLCGLFVARDQMAGWLQAISNVLPMSYSVEALMEVGAHAEPTATMWRDLIVVLGAIVVALILGAATLRRRTA, translated from the coding sequence ATGATCCTCGCGTCCACGATCCGGCGGATCCTCACCCAGCTGCGGCACGATCCCCGCACCATCGCCATGATCATCGTGGTGCCGACGCTGCTGATCACCCTGATCTATTTCATGTACGAGGGACAGCCCGGCGCCTTCGACCGCATCGCCCTCATCATGCTCGGCGTCTTCCCGTTCATCGTGATGTTCCTGATCACCAGCATCGCGATGCTGCGCGAGCGCACCAACGGCACCCTGGAGCGCCTCTTCACCACCCCGGTCGGCAAGATCGACCTGCTGTTCGGATACGGGGTGGCGTTCGGTCTCGCGGCGGCGGCACAGGCGGCGGTCGCGGCCGGGTTCGCCTACTGGGTGCTCGACATGACGACAGCGGGCAGCGTCGGCCTGGTCATCCTCATCGCCGTGGCGAACGCCGTCCTCGGTGTCGCGCTCGGCCTGCTGGCGAGCGCGTTCGCCCGGACCGAGTTCCAGGCCGTGCAGTTCATGCCGCTCGTCGTGGCGCCGCAGCTGCTGCTCTGCGGGCTGTTCGTGGCGCGCGACCAGATGGCCGGCTGGCTGCAGGCGATCAGCAACGTGCTGCCGATGTCCTACTCGGTGGAGGCTCTCATGGAGGTGGGTGCGCATGCCGAGCCGACCGCGACCATGTGGCGTGATCTGATCGTGGTGCTCGGTGCGATCGTGGTGGCACTCATCCTGGGTGCGGCGACCCTGCGCCGGCGGACCGCATAG
- a CDS encoding ABC transporter ATP-binding protein — translation MDTSIEVRDLVIRRGKRTVLDDFHCAIPRGSVTGLLGPSGSGKTTLMRAVVGVQVIEKGTVTVLGHPAGSPPLRRRIGYVTQAPSVYADLTVRENVRYFGSLYRLPAKEADAAIETVGLSSHAGQLVSDLSGGQRSRASLACAIVSRPEVLVLDEPTVGQDPVLRDELWSHFRRLADDGATVLVSSHVMDEANRCDRLLLIREGALIADDTPAAVKQSAGTEDLDQAFLRLIRDQEVTA, via the coding sequence ATGGACACCTCCATCGAGGTCCGGGACCTCGTCATCAGGCGCGGGAAGCGCACGGTTCTCGACGACTTCCACTGCGCCATCCCGCGCGGCAGCGTGACCGGCCTGCTCGGACCGAGCGGCAGCGGCAAGACCACCCTGATGCGGGCCGTCGTCGGGGTGCAGGTGATCGAGAAGGGCACGGTGACGGTCCTCGGCCACCCGGCCGGGTCGCCGCCGCTGCGCCGCAGGATCGGCTATGTGACGCAGGCGCCGAGCGTCTACGCCGACCTGACAGTGCGGGAGAACGTCCGATATTTCGGAAGTCTTTATCGACTCCCGGCGAAAGAGGCCGATGCCGCGATCGAGACGGTCGGCCTGAGCAGTCACGCCGGCCAGCTGGTCTCCGATCTCTCCGGTGGGCAGCGCAGCCGCGCGTCGCTGGCCTGCGCGATCGTGAGCCGTCCCGAGGTGCTGGTGCTCGACGAGCCGACCGTCGGCCAGGACCCGGTGCTGCGCGACGAGCTGTGGAGCCACTTCCGCCGGCTGGCCGACGACGGCGCCACGGTGCTCGTCTCCAGCCACGTGATGGACGAGGCGAACCGCTGCGATCGCCTGCTGCTCATCCGCGAGGGCGCCCTCATCGCCGACGACACCCCGGCCGCGGTGAAGCAGTCGGCCGGCACCGAGGACCTCGACCAGGCGTTCCTCCGCCTGATCCGCGACCAGGAGGTGACGGCATGA
- a CDS encoding LCP family protein, translating to MSRWKRMPRWGKVLTSLLALAALVAGPVAIATGVIAYRFNDLIGRDDVLTEAAALPAITAKPEYQSWIRKSAGKAPKADGTARNLLILGVDTRKGWSEGQSRSDTIMLVHVDGDGSNASVVSIPRDSYVYIPPVAGKWAGGKTKVNAAYAWGGAPLVVQVVSHLTGLAIDHVVRVDFAGVRKITDTVGGVDVTIARTVHDKRTGVTFEAGEHHLDGKMAEVYVRQRYGLPNGDFDRVKRQQQYLHALASKVTSLGIVANPMKMDAFVTAIAGSLVVDSGMNLAGMVREFSGLRPADLRFTTLPSHGYVRSAAGTANKLSPQECGELFAALYTDTMDDYFSSRPSFSGTSGA from the coding sequence TTGTCGCGTTGGAAGCGTATGCCCCGCTGGGGGAAGGTCCTGACCTCGCTTCTCGCACTGGCCGCGCTGGTCGCCGGGCCGGTGGCGATCGCCACGGGCGTCATCGCGTACCGATTCAATGATCTGATCGGGCGTGACGACGTGCTGACCGAGGCGGCGGCGCTGCCGGCCATCACCGCGAAGCCGGAGTACCAGTCCTGGATCCGGAAGTCGGCCGGGAAGGCGCCGAAGGCGGACGGCACGGCGCGGAACCTCCTCATCCTCGGCGTCGACACCCGCAAGGGCTGGTCCGAAGGCCAGTCCCGCAGCGACACGATCATGCTGGTCCACGTCGACGGCGACGGCTCGAACGCCTCGGTCGTGTCGATCCCGCGCGACTCGTACGTCTACATCCCGCCGGTCGCCGGCAAGTGGGCCGGTGGCAAGACCAAGGTCAACGCCGCGTACGCCTGGGGTGGCGCGCCGCTCGTCGTCCAGGTGGTCAGCCACCTCACCGGTCTCGCGATCGACCACGTCGTCCGGGTCGACTTCGCCGGCGTCCGGAAGATCACCGACACGGTCGGCGGCGTCGACGTGACCATCGCCAGGACGGTCCACGACAAGCGGACCGGCGTCACCTTCGAGGCCGGCGAGCACCACCTCGACGGCAAGATGGCCGAGGTCTACGTCCGCCAGCGCTACGGCCTGCCGAACGGCGACTTCGACCGGGTCAAGCGGCAGCAGCAGTACCTGCACGCGCTCGCCTCCAAGGTCACCTCGCTCGGCATCGTCGCCAACCCGATGAAGATGGACGCGTTCGTGACGGCCATCGCCGGTTCGCTCGTCGTCGACTCCGGGATGAACCTGGCCGGCATGGTCCGCGAGTTCTCCGGCCTGCGCCCCGCCGATCTGCGCTTCACCACGCTGCCGTCGCACGGGTACGTCCGCAGCGCCGCCGGCACCGCCAACAAGCTCTCACCCCAGGAGTGCGGCGAGCTCTTCGCGGCCCTCTACACCGACACGATGGACGACTATTTCAGTTCACGACCATCCTTCTCCGGTACGTCGGGAGCCTAG
- a CDS encoding TetR family transcriptional regulator — protein sequence MRRTGRRPGNPDTREAILAAARTAFAEKGYDGASIRGIATGAGVDPALVHHYFGTKDKLFLATMNAPMDPLDVISKAADGPREQTGERFVRIFLGIWDGPAGAAGVALLRSTVGSEWTTKLFREFILTQVLRRAVPRLGLEDEEEGRLRVTLAASQMVGMAMARYVIKVEPLASAPSEVVVAAIGPAVQRYLFGDLPGVFPAD from the coding sequence TTGCGACGGACCGGACGCCGTCCCGGAAACCCGGACACCCGGGAAGCCATCCTGGCGGCGGCGCGGACCGCGTTCGCCGAGAAGGGCTACGACGGCGCCTCGATCAGGGGCATCGCGACCGGCGCCGGGGTCGATCCGGCGCTGGTCCACCACTACTTCGGCACGAAGGACAAGCTGTTCCTGGCGACGATGAACGCGCCGATGGATCCGCTCGACGTGATCAGCAAGGCGGCCGACGGGCCGCGGGAACAGACCGGCGAACGCTTCGTACGGATATTTCTAGGAATATGGGATGGTCCGGCGGGTGCGGCCGGCGTCGCGCTTCTGCGCAGCACCGTCGGCAGCGAGTGGACCACCAAACTGTTCCGCGAGTTCATCCTCACCCAGGTCCTGAGGCGGGCGGTCCCCCGTCTCGGGCTGGAGGACGAGGAGGAGGGCCGGCTGAGAGTGACGCTCGCAGCGAGCCAGATGGTCGGCATGGCGATGGCCCGCTATGTGATCAAGGTCGAGCCGCTGGCCTCCGCGCCCTCCGAGGTCGTGGTGGCGGCGATCGGCCCGGCCGTGCAGCGCTACCTTTTCGGCGATCTGCCCGGAGTGTTCCCGGCTGACTGA
- a CDS encoding dienelactone hydrolase family protein yields the protein MTSWKTQERIDAGGVLLDGDLALPEHPSGLIIFAHGSGSSRHSPRNQIVATELHEYGLATLLTDLLTTEEEVADARTGHLRFDIGLLADRVIAVIDWARDNPPTAALPIGLFGASTGGGAALVAAAARPQAVRAVVSRGGRPDLAGPALLEVRSPTMFLVGERDTEVLDLNEQARNTMRISAELRVIAGATHLFSEPGALDQVAEEAAGFFQMHLTPAVAR from the coding sequence ATGACCAGTTGGAAGACTCAGGAACGGATCGATGCCGGCGGGGTCCTTCTCGACGGCGATCTCGCACTTCCGGAACACCCGTCCGGATTGATCATCTTCGCGCACGGCAGTGGCAGCTCCCGGCACAGCCCGCGCAACCAGATCGTGGCCACCGAACTGCACGAGTACGGGCTGGCCACCCTGCTGACCGATCTGCTCACCACCGAGGAGGAGGTGGCCGACGCCCGTACCGGCCATCTGCGCTTCGACATCGGCCTGCTCGCCGACCGGGTCATCGCGGTCATCGACTGGGCCCGGGACAACCCGCCGACCGCGGCGCTGCCGATCGGATTGTTCGGCGCGAGCACCGGCGGGGGAGCGGCGCTGGTCGCCGCGGCGGCCCGGCCGCAGGCGGTCCGGGCTGTCGTTTCTCGCGGTGGCCGCCCCGATCTGGCCGGACCGGCCCTGCTGGAGGTCCGCTCACCGACGATGTTCCTGGTCGGTGAACGGGACACCGAGGTTCTCGACCTCAACGAGCAGGCACGCAACACCATGCGGATCAGCGCGGAGCTACGGGTGATCGCCGGCGCGACGCACCTGTTCTCCGAGCCGGGCGCTCTGGACCAGGTCGCCGAGGAGGCGGCCGGGTTCTTCCAGATGCATCTGACACCGGCGGTGGCGAGATGA
- a CDS encoding GAF and ANTAR domain-containing protein → MQPSPAEPTAALHELGRIALADTDLEGVLDQVATLAKRAVPGAFEVSVTLIRAGGPRTVACTGDAALWIDKWQYDNQCGPCLAAAAERATLLVGDVLAERRWPGWQQHAGSVGVHSALSVGLPIHETVTGALNIYATTAHAFDEDSVILAETFAGYAAISLANAHLYDTTAALARQMERALASRAVIEQAKGIIMSQRRCSADEAFAILSKASQTANRKLRDVAAELVARASRA, encoded by the coding sequence ATGCAGCCTTCGCCTGCCGAACCCACCGCAGCCCTGCATGAGCTGGGCCGGATCGCGCTGGCCGACACCGATCTCGAAGGCGTCCTCGACCAGGTGGCGACGCTCGCGAAACGAGCGGTGCCCGGCGCCTTCGAAGTCTCGGTGACCCTGATCCGCGCCGGCGGCCCCCGTACCGTCGCCTGCACCGGCGACGCCGCGCTGTGGATCGACAAATGGCAGTACGACAACCAGTGCGGCCCCTGCCTCGCCGCCGCCGCCGAACGCGCCACCCTGCTCGTCGGCGACGTCCTGGCCGAACGGCGCTGGCCCGGCTGGCAGCAGCACGCCGGTTCGGTCGGCGTACACAGCGCCCTCTCGGTGGGCCTGCCCATCCACGAGACGGTGACCGGCGCCCTCAACATCTACGCCACCACCGCTCACGCCTTCGACGAGGACTCGGTGATCCTGGCCGAGACCTTCGCCGGGTACGCCGCGATCTCCCTGGCGAACGCCCACCTCTACGACACGACGGCGGCCCTGGCCCGGCAGATGGAACGTGCGCTCGCCAGCCGGGCGGTGATCGAGCAGGCCAAGGGCATCATCATGTCGCAGCGTCGTTGTAGTGCTGACGAGGCCTTCGCGATCCTGTCGAAAGCGTCCCAGACCGCTAACCGGAAGCTCCGCGATGTGGCGGCTGAGTTGGTGGCACGCGCCTCGCGCGCTTGA
- a CDS encoding methyl-accepting chemotaxis protein → MSPSWRARSGGETLPAGDRQRIEELTAALAERDAELERLRAERDARAQSSQVEQVRLNQRLRRRAKEAIDGTAAVIGGKLEDVVVQVGAARDAAAATQERVTVTSSAAEALVRRAHSADEAATALNDSLRQVAGIASVISGIASQTRLLALNATIEAVRAGEAGSGFAVVADEVKGLADTTARSTEQITSTIAALEADVAQMGETLTAIIRDVGDIEDAMRQLGGIADRQNDIVTLLHQSVDATMEQIGDLSDVAERLERRRHDRLPVHGTVRLRTASGEIAGQATDLSADGLGCTVPAGAPLAVGDTIRLEMAMDGLRGTAEARVARRLIRDGLTELGLEFLDLPDPLRVDVEDFLARVGN, encoded by the coding sequence TTGAGCCCCAGCTGGCGAGCCCGATCCGGCGGTGAGACCCTTCCGGCCGGTGATCGGCAGCGGATCGAGGAGCTCACCGCCGCCCTCGCCGAACGCGATGCCGAGCTGGAACGGCTGCGGGCGGAGCGGGACGCCCGGGCGCAGAGTTCCCAGGTGGAGCAGGTGCGGCTCAATCAGCGCCTGCGCCGCCGGGCCAAGGAGGCCATCGACGGGACGGCAGCGGTGATCGGCGGGAAGCTGGAGGACGTCGTCGTCCAGGTGGGCGCCGCCCGGGACGCCGCGGCCGCCACCCAGGAACGGGTCACCGTCACCAGCAGCGCGGCCGAAGCCCTGGTACGCCGCGCGCACAGCGCCGACGAGGCCGCCACCGCCCTGAACGACAGCCTGCGGCAGGTCGCCGGCATCGCCAGCGTGATCTCCGGGATCGCCTCGCAGACCCGGCTGCTCGCGCTGAACGCGACGATCGAGGCGGTGCGCGCCGGCGAGGCCGGCAGTGGATTCGCCGTGGTCGCCGACGAGGTGAAGGGCCTGGCGGACACGACAGCGCGCTCGACCGAGCAGATCACCAGCACGATCGCGGCCCTCGAAGCCGACGTCGCGCAGATGGGCGAGACGCTCACCGCGATCATCCGGGACGTCGGCGACATCGAGGACGCGATGCGGCAGCTGGGCGGGATCGCCGACCGGCAGAACGACATCGTGACGCTGCTGCACCAGAGCGTGGACGCCACGATGGAGCAGATCGGCGACCTCTCCGACGTGGCGGAACGACTGGAACGGCGGCGCCACGACCGGCTGCCGGTGCACGGGACGGTCCGCCTCCGGACGGCGAGCGGCGAGATCGCCGGGCAGGCCACCGACCTGAGCGCGGACGGGCTGGGGTGCACGGTTCCGGCCGGCGCGCCGCTGGCCGTCGGCGACACGATCCGCCTGGAGATGGCGATGGACGGGCTACGCGGCACGGCCGAGGCCCGGGTGGCCCGCCGCCTTATACGCGACGGGCTCACCGAACTCGGACTGGAGTTCCTGGACCTGCCGGACCCGCTCCGCGTGGACGTCGAGGACTTCCTGGCACGGGTCGGGAACTAG
- a CDS encoding phosphoribosyltransferase, whose protein sequence is MIFSDRRQAGEAVAERVARLKLPGKPLVLGLPRGGLPVADPVARRLGADLDIVVARKIGAPDRPEFGVGAIAEDGPPVFDERNLRYAGVTEDDVAPIVAEAREELRRRIRDYRGDRPVPPVRGRAVILVDDGLATGVTARAAISWLRAHGVGRVILAVPVCAPAARDLLGADAEVICLHAPDRFAAVGQWYDDFAQLSDADVKGVLSEFITC, encoded by the coding sequence ATGATCTTCTCAGATCGGCGGCAGGCCGGCGAGGCGGTCGCCGAGCGCGTAGCCCGGCTCAAGCTGCCGGGGAAACCCCTGGTCCTGGGGCTGCCGCGAGGGGGGCTGCCGGTTGCCGACCCGGTCGCGCGGCGGCTCGGAGCCGACCTCGACATCGTGGTGGCCCGCAAGATCGGCGCGCCGGATCGGCCGGAGTTCGGGGTGGGCGCCATCGCGGAGGACGGGCCGCCGGTCTTCGACGAGCGCAATCTCCGGTACGCCGGGGTCACCGAGGACGACGTCGCGCCGATCGTGGCCGAGGCGCGGGAGGAGTTGCGGAGGCGGATCCGGGATTACCGCGGTGACCGCCCGGTGCCTCCTGTCCGGGGCCGTGCCGTGATCCTCGTCGACGACGGCCTGGCGACCGGGGTGACGGCCCGGGCCGCGATCTCCTGGTTGCGTGCCCACGGCGTGGGCCGGGTGATCCTGGCGGTGCCGGTCTGCGCGCCGGCGGCCCGGGACCTGCTCGGTGCCGACGCCGAGGTGATCTGCCTGCACGCGCCGGACCGGTTCGCCGCGGTGGGTCAGTGGTACGACGACTTCGCCCAGCTCAGCGACGCCGATGTGAAGGGGGTGCTGTCAGAATTCATCACCTGTTGA
- a CDS encoding SRPBCC domain-containing protein has protein sequence MPVISSVKNVDALTMTFVAEFEAAVERVWQVWADPRKLERWWGPPTWPATFETYEFKPGGRVHYYMTGPDGTKARGWWTITAVDAPSRLEFDDGFADENFDPVDPADTTHGVVTLEAVGDRTRMTTVSTFTSAEQLERMAEMGMEEGMRLAQTQIDALLAE, from the coding sequence ATGCCGGTGATCAGCTCTGTCAAGAACGTGGACGCGCTCACCATGACGTTCGTCGCCGAGTTCGAGGCGGCCGTCGAGAGGGTCTGGCAGGTCTGGGCCGACCCGCGCAAGCTGGAGCGCTGGTGGGGGCCGCCGACCTGGCCGGCGACCTTCGAGACGTACGAGTTCAAGCCCGGTGGCCGGGTGCACTACTACATGACCGGCCCGGACGGCACCAAGGCCCGTGGCTGGTGGACGATCACCGCGGTCGACGCCCCGAGCCGCCTGGAGTTCGACGACGGATTCGCCGACGAGAACTTCGACCCCGTCGACCCGGCGGACACCACCCACGGCGTCGTGACCCTGGAGGCGGTCGGCGACCGGACCCGGATGACGACGGTCTCCACATTCACCAGCGCCGAGCAGCTGGAGCGGATGGCCGAGATGGGCATGGAGGAGGGCATGCGCCTCGCTCAGACCCAGATCGACGCCCTGCTGGCCGAATAG
- a CDS encoding NADPH-dependent F420 reductase: MRIGVIGAGQLGGTLAAWCAESGHEVAVTSRHPERLREQVDRMNWKLRVMSIAQAAAFGDMVIFAPNWSGAKEAVDLTRTALEGKVVIDGTNPEDGVPGIPAGSFTGAFTGSYLTGASAKDPELIAAAVNGPPGEAYDRMMDGAGSKSGLETLIEWAPGAHWVKAFNNLSTDVLSRRRGHDPLLAEFVCTDERDAREAACQIIRELGFAPFYAGGAKAARLTETGGPLQAREVDVQDATDALADALATLR, from the coding sequence ATGCGTATCGGTGTCATTGGGGCAGGTCAGCTCGGGGGCACTCTGGCGGCGTGGTGCGCCGAAAGCGGCCACGAGGTAGCGGTCACCTCCCGCCACCCGGAACGGCTGCGCGAGCAGGTGGACCGGATGAACTGGAAGCTGCGCGTCATGTCGATCGCGCAGGCCGCGGCGTTCGGCGACATGGTCATCTTCGCGCCGAACTGGTCGGGGGCGAAGGAAGCGGTGGACCTCACCCGTACCGCCCTCGAAGGAAAGGTCGTCATCGACGGCACCAATCCGGAGGACGGGGTGCCCGGCATCCCGGCCGGATCGTTCACCGGCGCCTTCACCGGCAGCTACCTCACCGGCGCCAGCGCCAAGGACCCGGAACTGATCGCGGCGGCGGTCAACGGGCCGCCCGGCGAGGCGTACGACCGGATGATGGACGGGGCCGGCAGCAAGAGCGGCCTGGAGACGCTGATCGAGTGGGCGCCCGGCGCGCACTGGGTGAAGGCGTTCAACAACCTCTCCACCGATGTGCTGAGCCGCCGGCGCGGCCACGATCCGCTGCTCGCCGAGTTCGTCTGCACCGATGAGCGGGACGCCCGGGAGGCGGCCTGCCAGATCATCCGCGAGCTGGGGTTCGCGCCGTTCTACGCGGGCGGGGCGAAGGCGGCCCGCCTCACCGAGACCGGCGGACCACTCCAGGCGCGCGAGGTCGACGTGCAGGACGCCACCGATGCGCTGGCCGACGCGCTCGCCACGCTGAGGTGA
- a CDS encoding TetR/AcrR family transcriptional regulator, with amino-acid sequence MTRRRGPSKGDRRERAILATARDLLTRKPLADITIDELAAGAEISRSSFYFYFDSKLAVVVALLHDLTGELLADSSQWLDGTGPDEEALRRSLTGLAAIWGSHGRLLSGALAAAPGCPPIAAWRAGLRDAHVKRLAARIERDRAAGRAPAGPAPAVLAGMIDDLRLAAFAGAADPAALVDDLVVVELRVLYGDLAVLHSAE; translated from the coding sequence ATGACCCGCCGGCGAGGACCCAGCAAGGGCGACCGCCGGGAGCGGGCGATCCTGGCGACCGCGCGTGACCTGCTCACCCGCAAACCGCTCGCCGACATCACCATCGACGAGCTGGCGGCCGGTGCGGAGATCTCCCGGTCCAGCTTCTACTTCTACTTCGACTCGAAACTGGCGGTCGTGGTCGCGCTGCTGCACGACCTCACCGGCGAGCTGCTCGCCGACTCGAGTCAATGGCTGGACGGGACCGGCCCGGACGAGGAGGCGCTGCGCCGCTCGCTGACCGGGCTCGCCGCGATCTGGGGCAGCCACGGCCGGCTGCTGTCCGGCGCGCTCGCCGCCGCGCCCGGCTGCCCGCCGATCGCCGCATGGCGGGCCGGTCTGCGCGACGCGCACGTGAAACGGCTGGCCGCCCGGATCGAGCGGGATCGCGCGGCCGGTCGCGCCCCGGCCGGGCCGGCGCCGGCGGTGCTGGCCGGGATGATCGACGACCTGCGGCTGGCGGCGTTCGCGGGGGCGGCGGATCCGGCTGCGCTGGTCGACGATCTGGTGGTGGTGGAGCTGCGCGTCCTCTACGGCGATTTAGCCGTTCTCCACTCGGCGGAGTGA